The Nothobranchius furzeri strain GRZ-AD chromosome 8, NfurGRZ-RIMD1, whole genome shotgun sequence sequence AGCTGTTTCTGTCTGAGGATGCATATGTGTGTAAGAGAGAAATCGGCAAAGTTATAAACCGATTAAACAGGTCAATACTATTTAAAGGCATACTATACgactttttcctatttttaaatctttttcttgagccagtatgtgctaaaatgaccctttacagggttaatgaaaggccaccccatcaccccctgtggccagaataccgcatttgcaacttcagactagcAGGCAACTCGCCACCTGTTGGACTTTTAAAAAAACTGAGCTGACACGCctggcagtggcggctccagaaatgtttttctgcaggtgctatgaaggagctagtctttttattgagagtgctatgaaggaagtggtcatgcgtacctattattctctaaaacaccttcaacactagcagatacacatgcgtgcacaaaacctcaacaacacctgaaacaatcattaatacacatcataaacatatgaacaatcgctgacttttccatgaaatcataaacatatacagccacacagaaaaccacctatagtgttgcaaggttagctaacgttagcgttagcatttccagcggcaaaaccctggactgctgcggcggttgagggttgactctcttcatccagatccgtaggtttttatgggtctgagatcacttccaaagattcatttgtttctgactgaacccgtggaaatgtgggcaacaaaaaccgatccatacctttcactcgttcgcaggtggaaaatgaggtcaaaggttaacatcaatttcctgttttggtttagatttttactatctatatgataatttactggttatttttgttttgtatgttaaatattatcacatccacacgttagctaaaaattaaattgtaaaaaaataaatctaatatttacttgggggtgctatgggggtgcaatgactaatccagggggagctatagcgccccctagcacccCCCTGGCGCCACCACTGACGCCTGGccttgcagtctggttccagcacgtttcctgcatgttttagatcatgaacacagctgatttgtttaatttagcgaGGAAccactcctgcagacactaaggaagcctggggagacatttcagctgttagattaaacaaCTGTTAGATTttgcatttttctttttgtttgtttcattttcatGAGGCCAATTCAGCAAAAGATCAATGTTCTATAAAAATCTGAGCTCGACTGAGGAGAGTCACGGTTTGTTAACTTAATGTCATTTTACAAACTTATCAGCAGCACACTGTGAAAACACTCCGTCGCTTCATTAGATTTCACTGTACATTAAATTTACATTCAGTCATAgaagacacttttatttaaaactcATTTACACTCATTGTCAAGATTTCTGAGTTATGTAGACTTTTATACCTCGTTAAAGTGGACTTTGTCAGTTTTTAAGCAGAGAAATTGAAATAAACTGTTTCTGCCCTCCCCTGATGAACCAAACATTGTTTTTAAATGCCTCAGTTCTGCAAACACAGAGCAGATTCCATATTTTAATGCCCAGCTTAGTTTTAGGGATTCACCTGTTCCagtcatcaacatatatactggacaatgggtttccataggctccaatatcacgtttttgaggccaaccgccattttgaccgtgtcacaggttccgtcaagcccagacaattccataaaagggaagagaggtggagctgagggtggggctgtaaggctgggatcaactgacgacacccggtcgaactagctacaagctaacctgaagctaacccaaagctaatgctgaggtgggagctaagctaacggagatagcaatctagctacaaccggagttaactgtgcacaacaccagagcttctgagtcagagatacgccgggctgaccgctgggtaaaaccgggtggaacacagaggtctcagagacctccacaagccggcagccgcacagcagacaagcaccgctgcgatctgagatgcgcagagctgccgctggggagaaccgggtggaaaggtttccatcccagagctccacaagccgtcagcccgccgcagcagtcagaagccgcgatcagacagagatgcgccgggctgcggggagacccagctggcagcccgcgcagcagcccgcgcagcagacagaagccgtgatcagacagagatgcgcgaagctgcggggaggggagaaccgggtggaaaacatcggtctcccgagagctccacaagccgatagtcggaacccagctccaccaacatgttatatttcaacccattttctaaagtgctgcattatgttaaatgcactgggttttaccctattacatttaaatgtcatggttaaacagtacatgttaaaatctaagctcagctcagcagtgacctaaaatacataaatttcattttacttaccgaaaaaaatgaagtggagactccttggacgctctattagtgcaattaatgccacagcaagtcattttgtccaacaattgcacaaaaaatatccaaaacagaatacacaaacacagagactcaaaatcccagagcagtttcctagccaggccgaggctctactgaggcctttccacggagctagctctgtggtcacgtgggtctgatgctcagtaattatacagaattttaggcttttaatacacttaaacagaagagtgagaaaaaagttcacccccctcagagttgtcatgagtataaactagataatttaaaccaaaaacatgttttggtaccaggctgtaaacatgtttatttctgctgtgaaattggcatgtttaacatgggagtcaatgaggatttgctcgcttctgacaccagcccccaggggatgaggatggaactgcaatttttggtacttccgggttggcctcaatttttgagacgcactgtgggggcttggttccagTTCACTTTTTTGTTGCGTGTGAAACTTTTTATGCATCATGTTTTAGAGACTGGATCAAATTCAGTCCTCAGTGTGTTGGTTTATATTGATGTTTTCACTAGAACCAATCTCAAATAAGCTGCAGACTTAACAAAAACGAATGCAGAATGATTCAAAAGCACAGCATAAATCACAGATTTACAAAGTTATGATGAACTGTTTTCATTTGGAGAGGCACTGATTCAGCTTTCAGTTCAATCCAAGCCTCAGCAAGCTCCTGAACCGCTGAGAGAAATTAAGTCATGACTCAGTTTCTTCAGTCCAGTGATAtaatcagaatattttaattaaAGGCATAGAGGTCATAGCATGAATTCATATTACATTCTTCCCTTAATACCAACATTTCCTTCAAAGATTGTTTATGCACTATGTTATGTTGTGGTCATTTATGCCATGTTATGAAACGGTCATTTGTAGTCCGGCCTCTCTGTGTGTTTTACCACTTGAATGATTTATCAGATTATTTTTGAGTCCTTTTCCCTTTGTGTGATTTTTTTGTTTCTGCTCTGTCTCTGCAGCCTCTTGCACAGTGGTGCAAACTGCTGCCCAAAGATGCCGCAAAGATGCCAGAGAGCGCATGGAAGCTGGTCTTCTACACCCTGTCGTGGTCCTACAGCACCTACCTGCTCTTCTTCACCTCCTACTCCTTCTTCCATGACCCTCCATCTACCTTCTACAGTAAGGCACAGAAATCTGAGAGTTGAGATCATTTTAACCAAAACAGCAGGGAGTGGAGGCGCTGTGGTGGTTTAAAACCTATTTGAGTATTCAAATTAGTAGATATTTATAAGAGGACACACAGGATGTGCCGCTTGTTGGTGCATGCTTACAACGAGCCTTTAATCTCTCACCCTTCCTGCTGCTTCATTGTAATGTCAAGTGGTCagagatgcacacacacatttctgcAATAGATTCAGACCGGCATTAATAACATATTCACTTAAAGTCTTTGTTTAACATCTTTAACAATTACCTATTAGCTTCCATGCAACAACACAGGATCTTTATGATCCTGTCTAATGGAGACCAGAGTTGCTGCGTATTTCTGCTAATGGAGGGAGGAAGTGCTCTGGGGACTTCACTTACATTCCAGAGATGTCTTTTATTGTCTCCTTGCACCCTCCTGCATCAGACACAGAGGTGTCAATGCTCACAAAGGCCCGCTGACAGCAGCAGATTCATCTTTAATGGCTAAGTCACCATTAATAGCTCTCAGGTTCATGTGTGTGGATCTGCAGCGTGTCTGTCTCGGGGAAGAGATGTGGAGCTATTGGTCTTTTTGAAAACTGAGAGAATTTAAAGGGACAGGGTTGTTAAAGGAGCTGGGTTTCTGCATCTTAATAAAAAGGTGGAGAAGAGCTCATCTTGGCAGCTTTTCCATTCCATCTACCAGACCTCCTCTTAATGTTTAATGATGGAGGGGTCGATCAATAAACACTACACGGAGCCCGAATGAAACCCAGCTCACTGGAGATGAACCTCACTCAAACCCCGATGGAGAAAGTGTCCATCTAACATCCGAAAGGTTTCCAAGATGAGAGCCTGCCGGCCAGTCCCATCGTGCTTTCAGCTTGTTTTTCTACAGAAAGCCTCCTGGATGCTATCGTGTTGAACCCTCATCAGTTACTCCATAGCATGTGGTGAACGTGTAACAATAATGAGCTGCTTAACTCTGAAGATCTGCAGAGAGGAAAACTATTTTAGTAACAGAAGAGCTTTACATTTAACTTAAAATTGAAGAAATTAGTCATCTTAGAATGATAGCTGGTGAAAAATGGTAAGACTTTAAAAAGTCtctaaaattaaaacatttatttttggtttattgtcTATTTTAGAGTTCCTATGGCATGTTGCGCTCTCCAAAAGCATAAATgtgcatttaaaaaaatgcagTAATATTTAAAGATTTTAATTATTCATCATTTATTAGTTTAAGGTTATTTTCATTAAAATTATTTGCATATCAtaatttttatttatcttttttacaATGCAACATTTTGACAAGTGCATCACATAAAACCTTTCTGGCACTTTATATctaattttattctgttttaataaTTGTACTTCCTTTTATGAAAACCTGGCTGTGTGATCAAAGTCTTTGTGTGATGTTGCTGCCCCCTACAGGCTCAACGCCTCCCCTTTGATTGTCAGAGGATATTTTAGTTTAAAGCAAACTAATTAAGGTTGTGCCACAGTTACACATTTAATAAAACAGTTTCTTTAAAACATCTACATTTTTTAGGTAGGTCATTTTAACAATAAAGTAATTTGAACAAGTTCAGAGAAGAATAAGTTAGTGGTAAAACATACACGGATCCGTTTGTGACGTTTAAAAGACACATTCAAAAAGTATTGTCATATTTAACCCAAAAGCTGGCTCTTAAAGGTGTGGGTCACTGAAAAAAGcgtttttaaatattatttctgcCTTAGCTTCAATAGAAAATAGGCAGTGaatctctaggatttgaaaatcctgacagatctactgtTAGTCAAGTGGTCGCTTGGATTCACCCATACTGGTTtaagacggggaaggctgttgttgttttaacttcCAGAATCAGTAGAGgacgtctcagctagcagaagctaaccattagcattagcaacaacaccacacagcagaagctcctccaggcttgtggtattaGTATAGAAAAGacatccatgttgcaaagcaaaaaaaaaaaaaaaaaaatcagtggtagagtcccgttgatgttatccagtctgaggtgaggtgtccatatatcaggaaataagatctcAAAACCTGCTGTGTTAGGCTctcctctgctgcagcagacttgtccctgCTAAAGCAGGCatttctgggcttttttttttttgccctgagtacggcttgcaaggcattcatttctataccagagaccactgcaaatgtaatgattGAATAAGTTTCCCAGACATTTAATCCCCCTCTCTGTGTCTTTAGACTGGAAGAGTGGTATGGCCGTGCCTACAGACATCGCTGTAGCCTACCTGATCCAGGGCAGCTTCTACGGCCACTCCATCTACGCCACCATCAACATGGACACGTGGAGGAAGGACTCTGCTGTCATGGTGGTCCACCATATCATCACACTGGCTCTTATTAGCTTCTCCTACGCCTTCAGGTATCGGGCTGTCTCACATCTCACTTGATTCTCTCTAATTGGACACAAAGGATTAACGTAGCTGAACACCTGGAAATGACTTCAGATCATTTACTTTCCAGTCaaactgcttcctgtttcccgacTAGAATAAAAACTAATGTTCCAGTGGCCGTTCTGTCTGCTGCAGATATCACAACGTGGGGATTCTGGTGTTATTCCTTCATGACATTAACGATGTCCAGCTGGAGTTCACCAAGCTCAACGTCTACCTGAAGTCCAGAGGAGGTGGCTATCACCTCATCAATGATGTTCTGGCCAACATTGCCTCTGTCAGCTTCAGCATCACTTGGTAATCTATCTCTTTCTTTCACAGTCGTGATTTGTAGCATTGACATCTCTAATATTTAGATGTCTGATTTAcattcctccttttgtctctACCGCGCCTTTCTCAGGTTCTGGTTCCGTCTCTACTGGTTCCCTCTTAAAGTGCTGTACGCCACGTGTGTGTTCAGCATCCAATCTGTCCCCAACATcccattttacttcttcttcaacgCCCTGCTCTTCGCCCTGCTGCTCATGAATATCTACTGGTTTTTGGTGAGGACAGTAGTGGTTGCCGACTCAAACCTAAAGTGTTTTCATTTTCTTGTCTTCCTGAAGCTGATTGTTCCTGTTTCCATCCTGTGTTTCGTCTAGTTTATTGTGATGTTTGTAGTGAAGCTGCTGAAGGTGAAGGAGGTGAACGATGTTAGAGAGTATGAAGACGAGGATGGAAGGAAGGCAGCAGCGGAGCTGCTCAGAGATCCTCAGACAACAAaaacagatgatgatgatgatgatgctggacATCACATCTCTGCCCCAAGGTGAGCACCATCTTTAGGTTTGAGTTTATGCAGACCTGGGTTCAGATTTACCACCTGCCCTATGGGGTCATGATTGGAGAATGTTCTGGTTAAAAATCTTTAATTTGGTCTCAaactactatatatatatatatatatatatatatatatatatatatatatatatatatatatatatatacacatatatatgaacACAACAATCATTTTTGTGATGTAGCTAAGGTCATTTTTACTTTGATCTCCCCGTTATTGTCACCTGTAAACATTTTGACATCACAACCACACATTCATGTGAAAAAGATGGAGCACAAAGCATTAAATCTCCTCCCAAAACCCACCTATACGGGGATTATATTTGACTTTGTGAAGCCTTTTTTCTTGTTGCAGCACGGACCTGTGGTCTGAACATTGCTGTGGTGAGCTTCAAACCAGCAAATGCTGACTAAGACCAAAGTATATTAGCTTTTATCTAAGGCTGCCTTTAATCTTGTGGCTGACTGCCTCGTGCATCTTTATCAGTGATTTTTGACCTCTGCAGACTTGAAGACCCTGAAACCCCctccacacacatgcacgcacacacacacacacacacacgcacgcacgcacgcacgcacgcacgcacgcacgcacgcacacacacacacacacacacacacacacattttccagTGCTGATACAGAAGTTCTCATATAAACGTTAGTCATTCAAGTGTTTTATGGGGTGAAATATGTTCCTGGTGGAGTTTCCTACACtgctgcagcgctctgctgtagCCGGGATCAAAGCTAGCATGAGATTTAATCATGTGGCCTTTCTTATCTGCTTGGCCTTGAAGACTTCTGAAATCCTGATATCCAGATATTCTACATCTGCAAGCTCATTCCTTCCCACCTTTTTCATCTCTGTGCTTTGCAGGAAGCACGTGCAGAACGGAGTCTCCAAGGACAAGTATCTATAACGGGTTCTCCGCCACCACCACATTGGGGACTGAAACACCGTTCTCCTACAACACAAACACATTCAAATGGAGGAACGCTGGGAAGAAACACGACATAAGAAAAGAAATGAAGGATTTGATGAGTTTTTTTGCATTTAGAACGTTTCATCGTCAGTTTTATTCGAACAGAGCACTGTGAATGTTATTTCAGCTGACCTTACTGTTGATCGAGTCAGTAGAAACGAACTTGACTGAGTGAGGGCTGGACTCTGACTTCACCCTAATGGTAGTCTTTTCCTCATGGGAGGGGAACAAACAGCAGCTGCTTCTTTTGATTTGTGGCTTTCAATATGGAGAGAAAGGAGAGTTTGTTTATCATTTTCCTGCGCTGCTCTGATTTTTAGGCTTCAGTACCAAAGTCAGTGACGGTTAGCACACACCTCTGGCTTCCTGCATCTATTCACACAAGTTTGAGAAAACAGGTACAGAATCTGCATGTTTCAGGAAGTCCCGAGTGTGGCTGCAGCTTTTATAGCAAGGGAAATCCTTTATTTGTAACATTTAAACTCAGAGTTTGTCTCTTGGCCCGATGATCCACTAGAATACGGGCGTTCCTGTATGGAAAAGTGTTTTCTCTTTTTAATTAGTGATTATTATTTTGTGTCTGCTGCACTGATATGAAGGCATATGAGCTTAAtgctggtttaatgacaggatgAAAGCTAGAACTGATTGACGGGTTCTAAGAAGAGATCATTAATCTGTAAAATCGTTTTTTCTACCAGGTCATGAATGGTGGAAGAAAAAGTGGGAGAGATCACTTGTGATGAATTTGAAAAACAAACTGCGTATGAACATGATCTGATTGCATCATGTCAGAATGTTTTTTTGTATCTAAAGAAAATCCTCCGAGTTTTTAAGCTTTATTCACACCTAAAACGTATTCTGAAGTGATCTTTTGTTGGTTTAAGTGAGAATTAACGTGGGTCTCTTAAACAAGCGTGGCTCTCTAATGATGTACACTCGGATAAACAGCGAGAAACCGATGTGTTTATTTGGCTGCATGTGTGGTCAACGGCTTCTGGAACTGAGGAACGTTTAACTTGAATCTACCTTCTCGATCAAATTCAAGCTTTTGTTTGGATGAACGGCATGCTCGTGCTGCTTGAACATGTTGCAGATCTTGTTAGTCCAAAACGTGTCAGTTTTGTTTTGTCTTCCCTCAAATCAGTATTTTGGGAACAATTTAGATAAAACATGACGTAAAAGCGtcacttttattgtttttgtttgtttgaattgctgctgttttattttttaagtcTTTAGGGTGAGAGCACTGTTCATGTTCCAGAAGTGTTTTTCTGCTCAAGCCGGTGCTCTTTTTCAGGCGCCAGGCTCATCTCCATCACCAAA is a genomic window containing:
- the cers1 gene encoding ceramide synthase 1, with amino-acid sequence MEGDAGSVEPMPGYWELLSRGSSIMLGSWRDCSHCGLELSKQTLLDNAYITWTEIALFLLCAFLWTMVRRGLTESLFKPLAQWCKLLPKDAAKMPESAWKLVFYTLSWSYSTYLLFFTSYSFFHDPPSTFYNWKSGMAVPTDIAVAYLIQGSFYGHSIYATINMDTWRKDSAVMVVHHIITLALISFSYAFRYHNVGILVLFLHDINDVQLEFTKLNVYLKSRGGGYHLINDVLANIASVSFSITWFWFRLYWFPLKVLYATCVFSIQSVPNIPFYFFFNALLFALLLMNIYWFLFIVMFVVKLLKVKEVNDVREYEDEDGRKAAAELLRDPQTTKTDDDDDDAGHHISAPRKHVQNGVSKDKYL